DNA sequence from the Thalassotalea sp. 273M-4 genome:
TCGTTTAACGCTTCCTGTGCTTCTATAATTGATACCATATTTACTTCGAGAGTGAGGTGTCCAAAACTAAAGCCGGCTTTTCCAATTTTTACTGAAATCGGATTGGAATTTTCAATGTGCTCAATTTCAATATCATCCAGTGTAAATTTCATACTCGCTCAAAAAGTTACATAAAGCCCCAATAAGGGGCTGATAAATGCTTGGCTAAACTTGTGTAGCGAAGCGGAACCGAGCCAAGCGTTAGCAGTCCCGTACTTAATTGGCTTGTTATGTGTAATTACGTATTGGGCCACCCAAATGCTCTTAGCCAACCGACTGTTACCCCTGTAATTTTTATGCCAGCAATAAACCAAAATAATGGCGCATCATCATTGAGTAATATTGGACCGCCTCTACCTGGAGTGTGTCCATTGGCAATATCGTAAAAAATTGAACCAACCAAAATGATTGAAACTATCGTAGCTAAGATTGCTTTATTTTTTTGAATCTTCATTGTTGGTTATTCTTTTACACATAACAATTTAATAGTGCGCAAATTGCGCATTTTTCTACCACGCCTTTGCTCATTTCTATTCCATTAATATTATTAGCAAGCTTACTAAACTATTGCTGCATAAGGAAATGTTTTCTACAGGGTAATTAATTAAAACGACAAAAATGCGCAATTCGCTCATTTTGCTGAATATAGGGGCGGTTGGTGTTTTTTGAGAAAAAAGAAGGCGAATATAAAGTATTTTTTAAATGACTGCTCTTTGCCTTAGCGAAAATTTACCGCGCAGTTCGTGTTCGTGTTAAGGATATAAAGCAAAAGTTAGTTGCTGTAACAGGCTATGTATTCATTTTAGGAAATGACAATATTTGCCCAATAAAAAATCCCATACATACGGCACTTTGTGCGCAGCATATATAGGACTTTCAATGTTTTAATTAGCTTTGTGCTCACCAAAGTTAAATGGTGCTTTATTCTGGCTTTCTATTAAGGATTTTGGCTTTTAATATCATCAACTTTTCTGTCGGTTTACCACCTTTGGTTCCGAAACTTTCTAATCGATTTAACGTATCCATGCCTTTTACAACTTGACCAAATACCGTATGACGACCATCAAGAAAACGGGTTGGTTTAAAGGTGATAAAAAATTGCGAGCCATCGGTGCCAGGCCCCGCATTCGCCATACTTAAAATACCGGCTTGGTCATGACTCGCTTCTTCATGAAATTCACCATCGTAGCGATAACCTGGATTGCCACGTCCAGTGCCCTCAGGATCACCACCTTGCGCCATAAAACCAGGGATCACTCGGTGAAAGGTCAACTCATCATAAAAGCCAAGCGAGGTCAGATAAATCGTACTTGAAACATGCATCGGGGCATATTCCGGCATAAGCTTAATTAAAATGGTGCCTTTGTTGGTTTTTAATTGCCAGAAGTAGTCTTTACCAGCACTAAAGTCCAATAACGGCGGCTTAGGTAAATTAGACTTCCAGTTAGGCTTTGATTTATCGATTTTCTGCTCAACAATAAATTCTTTAATGGTATTGGTCGCAGGATCGTCATTAAGCAACCTACCAAAGAACAGAGCTAATAAAGCAAAGACATACACAACGGCTAATTTATAGACAAATGATTTCATAGATAAGACTTCTTTTGAGACATATGTTTAATGGTTAAACAGTATAAAATAAAAATTTATGAAAACCCACGTTGTTATAATAATTTGTTTTTTATTCGATACTTAGGTGCATTAACAGGGTAAATTATGAGGCTTTTTGTATCGCCATTAAGCGCCCTTATCCCCGTTCAATTTGGGCATTATGTACATGTTCGATTAAATCAGGAAAAAACAGCTCAAACACGCGTTGATAATGTAGGTAGTGTTGCTCAACCTCATCAATAGCGCCAACTAAACGATTTTGAAAGCGAAGACGAGCTGAAATACCATCTAAAGCGCGACCAATATTATTCAAATCTTGATAACCCTCTAGCCAGTTCTGCTCAATCATTAACTCTATTTTACTTCGCATCATTGGCGGCATTAATGGCAAACTGGGAAGCAATAACTGATATTGTTGCTGGGCAAATTCGGCCAGCGAGATGGCCGAATAAGTCTGCCAGCGTTGGGCAAGAAAGTGATCAAAAACCACATCGGCAATAACAAAAGAAAAACGTTTGCGGCTTGAAGAAAGATGTTCTTTAAGTGTTTTAACTTCAGGGTGTTGGTCGGTAAAGCGATCTATTGCTCGGTGGTTATTAACCCCGTTTAATACCTGTGCGTTAAATTGGCTAAGATCGATGCCTTTACAAAAGTCAGCCAATAAATTGCCAAAAACGGACTCTGGTGTTTTTTTGGCAAAATACAGGTGGGCAAGATAATTCATTAAACGCGAAATGGGTGATTATGCGCTGTAGCAGGCTTAACTGAAGTCAAGCTCAATATGGGTACAACCGTTTTGACAATAAATGCCTGGCGCAT
Encoded proteins:
- a CDS encoding peptidylprolyl isomerase, giving the protein MKSFVYKLAVVYVFALLALFFGRLLNDDPATNTIKEFIVEQKIDKSKPNWKSNLPKPPLLDFSAGKDYFWQLKTNKGTILIKLMPEYAPMHVSSTIYLTSLGFYDELTFHRVIPGFMAQGGDPEGTGRGNPGYRYDGEFHEEASHDQAGILSMANAGPGTDGSQFFITFKPTRFLDGRHTVFGQVVKGMDTLNRLESFGTKGGKPTEKLMILKAKILNRKPE
- a CDS encoding ACP phosphodiesterase; the encoded protein is MNYLAHLYFAKKTPESVFGNLLADFCKGIDLSQFNAQVLNGVNNHRAIDRFTDQHPEVKTLKEHLSSSRKRFSFVIADVVFDHFLAQRWQTYSAISLAEFAQQQYQLLLPSLPLMPPMMRSKIELMIEQNWLEGYQDLNNIGRALDGISARLRFQNRLVGAIDEVEQHYLHYQRVFELFFPDLIEHVHNAQIERG